In a genomic window of Streptomyces noursei ATCC 11455:
- a CDS encoding heavy-metal-associated domain-containing protein, with product MTQRQFNVTGMSCEHCAASIREEVSEVPGVSEVAVDLAANAVTVYGSTDLDDERLRAAIVEAGYGVTDPVAA from the coding sequence ATGACCCAGAGGCAGTTCAACGTCACCGGCATGAGCTGTGAGCACTGCGCGGCAAGCATCAGGGAAGAGGTCTCCGAGGTGCCGGGCGTGAGCGAGGTCGCGGTGGACCTCGCCGCGAACGCCGTCACGGTGTACGGCAGCACCGATCTTGATGACGAGCGGCTGCGTGCGGCCATCGTCGAGGCCGGTTACGGCGTCACCGACCCGGTCGCCGCCTGA
- a CDS encoding MFS transporter: MTHHGPGSEQSGDIPVGEDRWALVAVAGVLAFVAMLDMNIVNVALADIADGLHVSTATAQWAALGYQLPVVALLLPVGRWLDGVGLRSAVLTATCGFGLCSALAAAAPWAAWLIAARLMQGVCGAVLFVLMPVLAIHSVRPERRGRAMSVPATLGPLGAVTGPAVGGLLLDHLGWHAVFLVKIPFCVLALVVAWRVMPRDDGLRRPDRRSVVDALLAASGVAVLLLTLTLASGRPSWLVLALAAVPTLWWWLRGPGGRPVVGVLRATGLFRAHGAVLSLAAGFAAMHYVVALHLQRDNGVSATTTGLTVLAFPLGMGLAGQIGGRLADRYGPRPVAATGAAVTASGLLLLLQLGDGWSPPDVAWRLALAGVGMGLNGGPTQALVMGTAPPGRTATVGSTMQLARNLGFTLGPALATAVWGLTGPDEGVRAGLALAATAACLAVLLLAPPGRKPAPAPEKTTDAAPAAHH; this comes from the coding sequence GTGACCCACCACGGTCCCGGTTCGGAACAGTCCGGTGACATACCCGTCGGCGAGGACCGCTGGGCGCTGGTCGCCGTGGCGGGTGTGCTGGCGTTCGTGGCGATGCTCGACATGAACATCGTCAACGTGGCCCTGGCGGACATCGCCGACGGCCTGCACGTGTCCACCGCGACCGCCCAGTGGGCCGCGCTGGGCTATCAACTTCCCGTTGTCGCCCTGCTGTTGCCGGTCGGCCGGTGGCTCGACGGTGTGGGGCTGCGCTCCGCCGTACTGACCGCGACCTGCGGCTTCGGCCTGTGCAGCGCCCTGGCCGCCGCCGCTCCCTGGGCGGCCTGGCTGATCGCCGCCCGGCTGATGCAAGGCGTATGCGGGGCGGTGCTGTTCGTGCTGATGCCCGTCCTCGCGATCCACTCCGTACGGCCGGAGCGGCGTGGACGGGCGATGAGCGTGCCCGCAACCCTGGGCCCGCTGGGCGCGGTGACCGGACCGGCCGTGGGCGGGCTGCTGTTGGACCACTTGGGCTGGCATGCGGTCTTCCTCGTCAAGATCCCCTTCTGTGTGCTCGCCCTGGTCGTGGCCTGGAGGGTCATGCCGCGGGACGACGGGTTGCGCCGGCCCGATCGGCGGTCGGTGGTGGACGCCCTGCTGGCGGCCTCGGGCGTGGCGGTCCTGCTGCTGACGTTGACGCTGGCATCGGGCCGCCCGTCGTGGCTGGTGCTTGCGCTCGCGGCGGTTCCGACGCTGTGGTGGTGGCTGCGCGGTCCGGGCGGCCGGCCGGTGGTCGGTGTACTGCGGGCCACGGGGTTGTTCCGGGCCCACGGCGCGGTGCTGTCCCTCGCGGCCGGATTCGCCGCCATGCACTACGTGGTCGCCCTGCATTTGCAACGCGACAACGGTGTCAGCGCCACCACGACCGGGCTGACCGTCCTCGCCTTCCCGCTCGGCATGGGCCTGGCCGGCCAGATCGGCGGACGCCTCGCTGACCGGTACGGCCCCCGGCCGGTCGCGGCCACCGGTGCCGCCGTCACCGCCTCCGGCCTGCTCCTGCTGCTCCAGCTGGGCGACGGCTGGTCACCGCCGGACGTGGCCTGGCGGCTGGCGCTGGCGGGCGTCGGCATGGGCCTGAACGGCGGCCCCACCCAGGCCCTGGTCATGGGCACCGCCCCGCCGGGCCGGACCGCGACCGTCGGGTCCACGATGCAGCTCGCCCGCAATCTCGGCTTCACCCTCGGCCCCGCCCTGGCCACCGCCGTCTGGGGGCTGACCGGACCCGACGAGGGCGTACGGGCCGGACTGGCGCTGGCCGCTACCGCCGCCTGTCTCGCCGTACTCCTGCTCGCCCCGCCCGGCAGAAAGCCCGCCCCCGCACCCGAGAAGACGACCGACGCGGCGCCCGCCGCCCACCACTGA
- the asnB gene encoding asparagine synthase (glutamine-hydrolyzing) has protein sequence MCGITGWASFHGDARTRVQAIEAMTATLTARGPDAGGVWLGERAAIGHRRLAVIDLAGGVQPMTDRPDRPTVVLSYSGEVYNHHELRAELRGRGHHFRTRSDTEVVLRAYAEWGEDLAEHLEGMFAFAVWDERAQRLLLVRDRLGVKPLFWAVVDGGLAFASEPKSLFAHPEIRPRVDADGLREAYSLLFNTGPTVWSGVREVEPGGLLVLDRDGIRERRYWQLEAGVHDDDRDTAIERIRALVGRAASSQLEADVPLCSLLSGGIDSTVLTALLADELRLREGPDARIRSYAVDYSDQAEQFTGDVLRTGHDTPYATEAGAFIGTDHSTVVLDPHALLDPEHRKAVVVARDSPIGVGDMDTSLYLLFGEIRRHSTVALSGEAADEVFGGYPWFHNPKALAADTFPWLLVNGDDAAMPLNPELDLRIGEFRQDTYRSALAAVPHPDGETLVEHRQREMQHLSLTRWLRQLLHRKDRLSMAQGLEVRVPYCDHRLVEYAFATPWAHKSFDGREKSLLRAAGAQLAPDSVLHRPKNHYPATHHPDYNRGLQELARDALATDQVRALADEARLKPALDTPPDLLVWGHRLRLERVVDLALWLDHYRPELAL, from the coding sequence ATGTGCGGAATCACCGGCTGGGCGTCCTTCCACGGCGACGCCCGCACCCGGGTCCAGGCCATCGAGGCCATGACCGCCACCCTCACCGCGCGCGGTCCGGACGCGGGCGGTGTCTGGCTCGGCGAGCGCGCCGCGATCGGCCATCGCCGCCTGGCCGTCATCGACCTGGCCGGCGGCGTGCAGCCGATGACCGACCGGCCCGACCGGCCGACCGTCGTCCTCAGCTACAGCGGCGAGGTGTACAACCATCACGAGCTGCGGGCCGAACTCCGCGGCCGGGGACACCACTTCCGCACCCGCAGCGACACCGAGGTGGTCCTACGCGCGTACGCCGAGTGGGGCGAGGACCTCGCCGAGCACCTGGAAGGCATGTTCGCCTTCGCCGTGTGGGACGAGCGTGCGCAGCGACTGCTGCTGGTACGCGACCGCCTCGGCGTCAAACCGCTGTTCTGGGCCGTCGTCGACGGCGGCCTGGCCTTCGCCTCCGAGCCCAAGTCCCTGTTCGCCCACCCGGAGATCCGGCCCCGGGTGGACGCCGACGGGCTGCGGGAGGCGTACAGCCTGCTCTTCAACACCGGACCGACCGTGTGGTCGGGCGTACGGGAGGTCGAACCGGGCGGCCTGCTCGTCCTGGACCGGGACGGCATCCGCGAACGCCGCTACTGGCAGCTGGAGGCCGGAGTCCACGACGACGACCGGGACACGGCGATCGAGCGGATCCGTGCGCTGGTCGGCAGGGCCGCCAGCAGCCAGCTGGAGGCCGACGTCCCGCTGTGCAGCCTGCTGTCCGGCGGCATCGACTCCACCGTCCTGACCGCACTGCTCGCCGACGAACTCCGGCTGCGCGAAGGCCCGGACGCCCGCATCCGCTCCTACGCCGTCGACTACAGCGACCAGGCCGAGCAGTTCACCGGCGACGTGCTGCGCACCGGCCACGACACCCCGTACGCCACCGAGGCCGGTGCCTTCATCGGCACCGACCACAGCACGGTCGTCCTCGACCCGCACGCCCTGCTCGACCCCGAGCACCGCAAGGCGGTCGTCGTGGCGCGGGACTCGCCGATCGGCGTCGGCGACATGGACACCTCGCTGTACCTGCTGTTCGGCGAGATCCGCAGGCACTCCACCGTGGCCCTGTCCGGTGAGGCGGCGGACGAGGTCTTCGGCGGCTACCCCTGGTTCCACAATCCGAAGGCGCTGGCCGCGGACACCTTCCCGTGGCTGCTCGTCAACGGTGACGACGCCGCGATGCCGCTCAACCCGGAGCTCGACCTGCGCATCGGGGAGTTCCGCCAGGACACGTACCGCAGCGCGCTGGCCGCCGTACCGCATCCGGACGGCGAAACCCTCGTCGAGCACCGGCAGCGCGAGATGCAGCATCTGTCCCTGACCCGCTGGCTGCGCCAACTCCTGCACCGCAAGGACCGGTTGAGCATGGCCCAGGGCCTGGAGGTCCGCGTCCCCTACTGCGACCACCGCCTCGTCGAGTACGCCTTCGCCACGCCCTGGGCGCACAAGAGCTTCGACGGACGGGAGAAGAGCCTGCTGCGCGCCGCCGGCGCCCAACTCGCGCCCGACTCCGTGCTGCACCGGCCCAAGAACCACTACCCGGCCACCCACCACCCCGACTACAACCGCGGCCTGCAGGAGCTGGCGCGCGACGCCCTGGCCACCGACCAGGTCCGCGCACTGGCCGACGAGGCCCGCCTCAAGCCCGCTCTCGACACCCCGCCCGACCTGCTGGTGTGGGGCCACCGCCTCCGCCTCGAACGGGTCGTGGACCTGGCCCTGTGGCTGGACCACTACCGGCCCGAACTCGCCCTCTGA
- a CDS encoding cytochrome P450 family protein — protein sequence MTIQEPPLPAAEPKPRPEPLPDPVPLTGCPYKSNPYPLYERMREAGPVHRVLFPSGVQAWLVTGYDAAHAALNDDRLGKNHDRGNDRWRARASIMPEPQHSQLQVHLLHQDPPKHTRMRRFVTDAFTPRRIESLRPRFQELADVLIDALPATGPADLVTGFAAHFPFQVLAEVIGLPQELAARFDRDWGKVVQPVGPTDPGRPLYEARLHGLQSYIADVVAHKREHWDDDLLSRLVVARDRRELSQEELDSMIFQLLVAGQEPVTNQITTALIALFRNPDQLARLRDDPDLLPRAVEELLRYDSAFEMTTWRFFAQDSDLHGTEVPAGDSVIVSLCAANRDPRRFPDPDTLDLDRSPNPHLAFGHGIHFCPGAALARVELQIALGALLSRLPGLHLATRDEDIEWIPAVLGRGTNHLPVGYDRRR from the coding sequence ATGACCATCCAAGAGCCACCCCTGCCGGCCGCGGAGCCGAAGCCCCGGCCCGAGCCTCTGCCCGACCCGGTCCCGCTGACCGGCTGCCCCTACAAGAGCAACCCCTACCCTCTCTACGAGCGGATGCGCGAGGCCGGCCCGGTCCACCGCGTGCTCTTCCCCAGCGGCGTACAAGCCTGGCTCGTCACCGGCTACGACGCCGCCCACGCCGCCCTCAACGACGACCGCCTGGGCAAGAACCACGACCGCGGCAACGACCGCTGGCGCGCCCGCGCCTCGATCATGCCCGAACCCCAGCACTCCCAGCTCCAGGTCCACCTCCTCCACCAGGACCCGCCCAAGCACACCCGCATGCGGCGCTTCGTCACCGACGCCTTCACCCCCCGCCGTATCGAGAGCCTGCGCCCCCGCTTCCAGGAACTGGCCGACGTCCTCATCGACGCACTCCCCGCAACCGGCCCCGCCGACCTCGTCACCGGCTTCGCCGCCCACTTCCCCTTCCAGGTCCTCGCCGAAGTCATCGGCCTCCCACAGGAGTTGGCGGCCCGCTTCGACCGCGACTGGGGCAAGGTCGTCCAGCCCGTCGGCCCCACCGACCCCGGACGACCGCTGTACGAGGCTCGGCTGCACGGCCTGCAGAGCTACATCGCCGACGTCGTCGCCCATAAGCGCGAGCACTGGGACGACGACCTGCTCAGCCGCCTGGTCGTGGCCCGCGACCGCCGCGAACTGTCCCAGGAGGAGCTGGACTCCATGATCTTCCAGCTCCTCGTCGCCGGCCAGGAACCGGTCACCAACCAGATCACCACCGCCCTGATCGCCCTCTTCCGCAACCCGGACCAGCTCGCCCGCCTCCGGGACGATCCGGACCTCCTGCCCCGCGCGGTCGAGGAACTCCTCCGCTACGACAGCGCCTTCGAAATGACCACCTGGCGCTTCTTCGCCCAGGACAGCGACCTGCACGGCACCGAAGTACCGGCCGGCGACTCCGTGATCGTCTCCCTGTGCGCCGCCAACCGCGACCCGCGCCGCTTCCCCGACCCCGACACCCTCGACCTCGACCGCAGCCCCAACCCCCATCTCGCCTTCGGTCACGGCATCCACTTCTGCCCCGGTGCGGCCCTCGCCCGAGTCGAACTCCAGATCGCCCTCGGCGCCCTGCTCTCCCGGCTCCCCGGCCTCCACCTGGCCACCAGGGACGAAGACATCGAGTGGATCCCGGCCGTCCTCGGCCGCGGCACCAACCACCTGCCCGTCGGCTACGACCGACGCCGCTGA
- a CDS encoding L-tyrosine/L-tryptophan isonitrile synthase family protein has protein sequence MPPTTAPDALPTRISTAILNLLLPHHRTTDQAPASAERFPQQLRQIADFVRDDAPVTFTLPGFPCKSPNPAKVLGHLPDQGERLSLSFLNTLCTEIGRIHPPGARVIICSDGHAFGDLIRVPDEHIDAYADELRTLIDQLGLTRLSVFDLRDVFGDLPHDTKRAHLHKSYAPTLDALRAEVRADGNTLALYRGITRFLVEDTADWTGTRSALQRECRQRAYGVIQRSRAWGDLIADHHPRSVRLSIHPQPIGALKFGIRLLDAPDAWTTPWHSTALRRTDGTWTLMPRSRAAQLGRLIECDGRPSHFEQG, from the coding sequence ATGCCGCCGACAACCGCGCCGGACGCTCTTCCCACGCGCATCAGCACCGCGATCCTGAACCTGCTCCTGCCGCACCACCGCACCACCGACCAAGCCCCCGCCTCCGCCGAGCGGTTTCCGCAGCAACTGCGCCAGATCGCCGACTTCGTACGCGACGACGCCCCCGTCACCTTCACGCTGCCCGGCTTCCCCTGCAAGTCCCCCAACCCCGCCAAAGTCCTCGGCCACCTCCCCGACCAGGGAGAACGCCTCTCCCTCAGTTTCCTCAACACCCTGTGCACCGAGATCGGGCGGATCCACCCGCCCGGCGCTCGCGTGATCATCTGCTCCGACGGCCACGCCTTCGGCGACCTCATCCGCGTCCCCGACGAGCACATCGACGCCTACGCCGACGAACTCCGCACCCTCATCGACCAATTGGGCCTGACGCGACTGTCCGTATTCGACCTGCGCGACGTGTTCGGCGACCTCCCCCACGACACGAAACGCGCCCACCTCCACAAGAGCTACGCCCCCACACTGGACGCCCTGCGCGCTGAGGTCCGCGCCGACGGCAACACCCTCGCCCTCTACCGGGGCATCACCCGCTTCCTCGTCGAGGACACCGCCGACTGGACCGGCACCCGCTCCGCCCTCCAGCGCGAGTGCCGACAACGCGCCTATGGCGTCATCCAGCGCAGCCGCGCCTGGGGTGACCTGATCGCCGACCACCACCCCCGCTCCGTACGCCTGTCCATCCACCCCCAGCCCATCGGCGCCCTCAAGTTCGGCATCCGCCTGCTCGACGCGCCCGACGCCTGGACCACGCCCTGGCACTCGACGGCCCTTCGCCGCACCGACGGCACCTGGACCCTCATGCCCCGGTCCAGGGCCGCTCAGCTGGGGCGCCTGATCGAGTGCGACGGCAGGCCCAGCCACTTCGAGCAGGGCTGA
- a CDS encoding PepSY-associated TM helix domain-containing protein — MSEDRPDTTSETEPDRGTDRARPSRNQLYKTLWRWHFYAGLLVTPLLVLLAVTGAIYLFKPAYEDWVYKDLRTVHAAQSAKPVALAEQVDAVRRANPDATIQSVTPPSDRAHSTMVTLAADGGGPWAPTMSVYVNPYDGKVLGSVDNSKTFMQTVRNLHGKLLSGTVGDRLTELAASWAAILTFTGLYLWWRTRPRRGRTGRRGLRRWHATVGAAVSVFLLLLIATGLPWTGVWGQQLQKVITATKQGTPSPEEYKVSSKVPTTADHLTSNPDTSVPWAAEKVQVPTSQSADGHQGHEGHEGYAGHMGQGGSGAAPGSLSIEQAVSIAHRERVPGIFTVTLPQGPRGVYTISGKSEADPAKQRTLFLDQYSGKVLASYGWPQYGLLSKLVEEGIALHQGERFGLPNLLVALGTCLAVIGMAVSGVVMWWRRRPTGKGLGAPRRAQDARVTRGVALIMLILGVAMPLAGISMLLVLTLDWLVIRRIAPLRRFLG; from the coding sequence GTGTCCGAAGACAGGCCGGACACCACTTCGGAGACCGAACCGGACCGTGGCACCGACCGCGCACGGCCCTCCCGTAACCAGCTCTACAAGACCCTGTGGCGCTGGCACTTCTACGCCGGTCTGCTGGTCACCCCGTTGCTGGTACTGCTCGCCGTGACCGGCGCCATCTACCTGTTCAAGCCCGCCTATGAAGACTGGGTCTACAAGGACCTGCGCACCGTCCACGCCGCGCAGAGCGCCAAGCCGGTGGCGCTCGCCGAGCAGGTGGACGCCGTACGAAGGGCGAACCCGGACGCGACCATCCAGTCGGTGACCCCGCCGAGCGATCGCGCGCACAGCACGATGGTCACCCTCGCCGCCGACGGTGGTGGCCCCTGGGCGCCGACCATGTCGGTGTACGTGAACCCGTATGACGGCAAGGTGCTGGGGTCGGTCGACAACAGCAAGACCTTCATGCAGACCGTCCGCAACCTCCACGGCAAACTGCTCAGCGGGACCGTCGGCGACCGCCTCACGGAGCTTGCCGCGTCCTGGGCCGCGATCCTGACCTTCACCGGCCTGTACCTGTGGTGGCGGACCCGCCCGCGCCGCGGCCGTACCGGACGGCGCGGGCTGCGCCGCTGGCACGCCACCGTCGGCGCGGCCGTCTCCGTCTTCCTGCTGCTGCTCATCGCCACCGGCCTGCCGTGGACCGGGGTCTGGGGCCAGCAGTTGCAGAAGGTCATCACCGCCACGAAGCAGGGCACCCCGAGTCCGGAGGAGTACAAGGTCTCCTCGAAGGTCCCGACCACCGCCGACCACCTCACCTCCAACCCCGACACCTCCGTGCCCTGGGCGGCGGAGAAGGTCCAGGTCCCGACGTCGCAGTCGGCTGACGGGCATCAGGGGCACGAAGGGCATGAGGGTTACGCCGGTCACATGGGCCAGGGTGGCAGCGGCGCCGCGCCGGGCAGCCTGTCCATCGAGCAGGCGGTCTCCATCGCGCACCGTGAGCGCGTGCCCGGCATCTTCACCGTGACCCTGCCGCAGGGCCCGAGGGGCGTCTACACGATCTCCGGCAAGTCCGAGGCGGACCCCGCCAAGCAGCGCACCCTCTTCCTCGACCAGTACTCCGGCAAGGTGCTCGCCTCCTACGGCTGGCCTCAGTACGGCCTGCTGTCCAAGCTCGTCGAGGAAGGCATCGCCCTCCACCAGGGCGAGCGGTTCGGGCTGCCCAATCTGCTGGTGGCCCTGGGCACCTGCCTCGCCGTCATCGGCATGGCCGTCAGCGGCGTCGTCATGTGGTGGCGCCGCCGCCCGACCGGCAAGGGCCTGGGCGCGCCCCGCCGCGCCCAGGACGCCCGCGTGACCCGCGGCGTCGCGCTGATCATGCTGATCCTCGGCGTGGCCATGCCCCTCGCCGGCATCTCCATGCTGCTCGTCCTCACCCTGGACTGGCTGGTGATCCGCCGGATCGCCCCGCTGCGCCGCTTCCTCGGCTGA
- a CDS encoding YcnI family copper-binding membrane protein: MSLTHTTLRRALRRTTLVTALATAGLLTAAGSAFAHVTVHPGSYPKGATDGTLTFRVPNEEDNADTTQVQVFLPTDHPIPSVLVTPEPGWTAHVTTTKLKNPIKTDDGTINEAVSQITWTKGSIQPGQYQDFTVAFGQLPDDTDQLAFKALQTYSDGKVVRWIEEPKAGQAEPENPAPVLKLTKAADEAAPSASAAPKASASAAGDSTTRGLGIAGLIAGVLGIGTAAVALHRSRSARP, translated from the coding sequence GTGTCCTTGACACACACCACCCTCCGGCGCGCTCTGCGCCGTACCACCCTCGTCACCGCCCTCGCCACGGCCGGGCTGCTCACAGCCGCCGGTTCGGCCTTCGCACACGTGACGGTCCACCCCGGCAGCTACCCGAAGGGCGCCACCGACGGCACCCTGACCTTCCGCGTCCCGAACGAGGAGGACAACGCCGACACCACGCAGGTCCAGGTCTTCCTGCCCACGGATCACCCCATCCCTTCGGTGCTCGTCACCCCTGAGCCCGGCTGGACGGCGCACGTGACGACCACCAAGCTGAAGAACCCGATCAAGACGGACGACGGCACCATCAACGAAGCCGTCTCGCAGATCACCTGGACCAAGGGCAGTATCCAGCCCGGCCAGTACCAGGACTTCACCGTCGCCTTCGGGCAACTCCCCGATGACACCGACCAGTTGGCCTTCAAGGCGCTCCAGACCTACTCCGACGGCAAGGTCGTGCGCTGGATCGAAGAGCCGAAGGCCGGTCAGGCCGAGCCGGAGAACCCGGCGCCGGTGTTGAAACTCACCAAGGCCGCAGACGAAGCCGCCCCCTCCGCTTCCGCGGCTCCCAAGGCTTCCGCTTCCGCCGCCGGCGACTCGACCACGCGGGGCCTGGGCATCGCGGGCCTGATCGCGGGCGTCCTGGGCATAGGCACGGCCGCCGTCGCCCTCCATCGCAGCCGCTCCGCCCGCCCGTAG
- a CDS encoding PE-PGRS family protein: MSAQPLPWWALATALGVTGSAAWWLAGRERGAFVVTGSTVVAQLALHSLFDLAQSCQCGTPAAVAPERHWAVRLLCDVTGAGPSLGSQALAARMLHQAGLGLGTAPAPPPTPMDGMPGMSGMAGMADTPATSAAHVGHMAAMHGDMSQMRLMHSGHGALGMFLAHALAALVCGLWLWRGETAAFRLARSVAAVLFAPLLLILTALGWTGLKPSARPLAAAGHVVHLRGALLHYVVSRRGPPRLSACC; encoded by the coding sequence ATGTCCGCGCAGCCCTTGCCCTGGTGGGCTCTTGCTACCGCGCTCGGCGTCACGGGATCGGCGGCCTGGTGGCTGGCAGGGCGGGAACGCGGCGCGTTCGTCGTGACCGGTTCCACCGTCGTGGCTCAACTCGCTCTGCACTCCCTGTTCGACCTGGCGCAGTCGTGCCAGTGCGGAACGCCCGCCGCGGTCGCGCCCGAAAGGCATTGGGCGGTAAGGCTGTTGTGCGATGTGACGGGCGCCGGTCCTTCGCTTGGGTCGCAGGCGTTGGCGGCCCGGATGCTGCATCAGGCCGGCCTCGGCCTGGGCACCGCCCCCGCGCCCCCGCCGACGCCGATGGACGGCATGCCCGGGATGAGTGGCATGGCGGGTATGGCCGACACACCTGCTACCTCCGCCGCGCACGTGGGGCATATGGCCGCAATGCACGGCGATATGAGCCAGATGCGGCTCATGCATTCCGGCCACGGGGCGCTCGGCATGTTCCTCGCCCACGCACTGGCCGCGCTGGTGTGCGGCCTGTGGCTGTGGCGCGGTGAGACCGCCGCGTTCCGGCTCGCCCGCAGCGTGGCCGCGGTGCTGTTCGCCCCCCTGCTGCTCATCCTGACGGCGCTGGGCTGGACTGGCCTGAAGCCGTCCGCTCGCCCGCTGGCCGCCGCGGGTCATGTCGTGCACCTGCGCGGGGCGCTCCTCCACTACGTCGTCTCCCGCAGGGGCCCGCCGAGGCTCTCCGCCTGCTGCTGA
- a CDS encoding sigma-70 family RNA polymerase sigma factor — protein sequence MIPALVGTPRGKPAVDNEQLTSLALAARDGDPVAVERFIRASHRDVWRFVARLSGDTNSADDLAQETFLRALTSLPRFAGRSGARTWLLSIARRVVIDRYRSAAARPRIADVEDWQAVAEARQPSGLPGFDDGLALSELLDALDRERRDAFVLTQLVGMPYADAAAVVGCPIGTVRSRVARARADLTGWLRAAETCVGAPQAVAA from the coding sequence ATGATTCCTGCCCTTGTTGGTACGCCCCGCGGTAAGCCGGCAGTGGACAACGAGCAACTGACCAGCTTGGCGCTGGCCGCACGGGACGGTGACCCGGTCGCCGTCGAGCGCTTCATCCGCGCCTCCCACCGCGATGTGTGGAGGTTCGTGGCGCGCCTGAGCGGCGACACGAACAGTGCCGACGACCTCGCCCAGGAGACGTTCCTGCGCGCCCTCACCAGCCTGCCGCGATTCGCCGGACGCTCCGGCGCCCGCACCTGGCTGCTGTCGATCGCCCGCCGTGTGGTGATCGACCGCTACCGGTCCGCCGCCGCCCGTCCGCGTATCGCCGACGTCGAGGACTGGCAGGCGGTCGCGGAAGCCCGGCAGCCCAGCGGACTGCCGGGGTTCGACGACGGCCTGGCGTTGAGCGAACTGCTCGACGCACTCGATCGCGAGCGGCGCGACGCATTCGTTCTCACGCAGTTGGTCGGGATGCCCTATGCGGATGCCGCGGCGGTCGTGGGGTGTCCCATCGGCACGGTGCGCTCCCGGGTGGCCCGGGCCCGCGCCGACCTCACCGGCTGGTTGAGGGCTGCCGAGACCTGCGTGGGAGCCCCTCAGGCGGTCGCGGCGTGA